tatagcttgttttttttttgcactgcaTGAAATTCAATTTATGCATGGATAAATGCATTGTATGTTTTCGCCTATCCTCTTCATTGATTCCAGAAGCGAAAGTCATGTGAAAGTCTTACGTCCGAGTCACACTCAGCTGTACGTCCATCTGTCCCTCCGTTCATCCATTCCTGGGCGGAATCAGCTCCCAACCCCCCACTTTATGGGTACATTCCTCCATCCCTTTAACTTGTCCATCCTCTCCTTCCCAGGATCCTTCAGCATATACGCTGTATCTCTGGAGAACTTCTAAGTCGCAGTAACTCAGGCACTGCACTTTAGCTTGTCAACACTGAAAACAGTGCGACAAggtaaaaagtgtgtgtgtgtgtgtgtcggaatATTTCCAAGTGAAAAGAATGAACGTTAGACATTTTAACTTAGAAAAGGCTTTTGCGTGTATGAGAGTGTGTACATGTACGTGTTTGGGTGCCTGTGGTGTGCAGGACAACAGGTGGATGAAGAGCCATCTGCAGTCCTGAGCACGGGTTCAAAGTGCGGTGGAGAGTTGAGCAGTCCCCGGCTTGTTACTGGTACGGCGCTGTGTTTGGGAGTCACATCTTTCGAAAACAGTGTCACCAGGAGCTGTCTGTCAGGATGGAAGGGGAGGGGCTGGCAGAGTGAGGAGGGGGCTAACTGGTCAACGATTGGCGGAACACCCGGGGTCTCCCAACTCCCATCACAAGAGCTCGTACTGCCGTAGGTGCATCCTCTGAATGATGTCTCGACAGTCGTTGAAGACGCGCCTGATGTTTTCCGTGTCCACTGCGCAGGTGAAATGGGGGTAGCAATAGTGCCTGCCGTCTCCGCTGGCTGTGCTGATCCTCTGAAAAGGCCACATAGAAGATAACGGATTAATAATCAAATAGGTTTGAGTACAAACTAGCTGGACACTGCTACACCCAGTTTTTTTAACAATCCAAATCAGCCTTTTTTCTTGCAAAAAACCTAACTAATAAACCGCCAACATACCAGAAACTCGTCGCGAATGAAGTACTTCGCCCTTGTCACCCGGGGATCCTCTCCTGGCTCTGGTGTTGCTAGTTGACAATGACAAATACACCAAACTCAGAAGGTATCATCATCTGTTTGATCCATGTATGTATACCAGGCATTTTAACTCCAACCAGTGAATTAGTCCATGCCAGCAAGATTCACCAGAGAAGAGTTGTGTCAATCAGTAGATGAAGAGATCCAAGGTCTTTCAAATCATATTATTCCAATTGTTAAATTTACAGACACAAAAGAAAAGATGTTGTCAGCCTTAAACAGTGACAGGAGAGCTAAAGAACAATATTATATTTCCCCTTACCATCATCCGGTGTAGTGTAGCGTGTAAATTCTGGGAAATACTCGTCGATTTTAGATTTCCCTGCCAGCACCTTCTCGGCCAGCAGGTCCTGTTTGTTCAGGAAGAGGATGACAGAAATGGTTCGTAGCCACCTGAGGAGAGAATCAACTGCAGAATGAGTATATAACAGGTGGATGTACACAAGTTAATGACCAATCTATTCTCACAGCACAAGGGTCTACAAATCACAGACCTAGAGTTCTGGCACGTTGAATTTTAATTTATCATGAAAGGTAAGTCCATATCGGCAACTGCCGGGGCTGAAATTCAGCGCGTCAAGGAGCGGCTTTGTGGCTTTCTGAGAGGGGTAGAGTGGGGGTGAGGCctgaaagggggagagaggaagagaagcacAGAGGTCTTGCCTGTTGTTCCAAATGTTCTTGAAGAGGTTGAGGGCCTCCTGCAGGCGGTTGGTCTGGTTATCTTCCCGGATCACCATGTTGTAGCTGCTGCTGGCCACCACAAAGATAATGGCTGTCACGTCTGGAGGGTTATGGAGAGAGTCACCGCAGGGTTAGACATGATACACAGGACAGATTCACTGATGTGAAGGCAAACATCACCAACCCATTTGCTACAGGCTTACTGATCAAGGTACAACTAGCCCAACGGTACTGGGTGGGACTGAAAAGCCTTACCGTTAAAACACTGAATCCACTTCCGGCGCTCGTCCCTCTGACCTCCAACATCGAACATACTGGCAGGGAAGAAAAGCCTGTTCATCTACAGCCCAATTGATCAACCGATAACACATTACAGCAAAACGGGGGGGGGATACACAGTTTGTCTTCCATTTTAAGAAAAATGTCTGCCACACAAAACTCACTGGAAATTGACTTTGTCCACTTGGAATCTTGTCTCAAAGATCCCTGAAGTCAGTACTCTGCATCTCAATAAGTCCTGGTCGGTGGGAGTGTAGTCATTTTGCTTCACGATTTCAATCTTATCTAAAAAGCTGTAAAAGAGATGACACGTTTATAGACACGAATAGAGGACACTGTTATATTTACAAGAGGTTCTGGAATATGGCCAGTGTACCACGATGCAACatggagtgcctggatacaacCCTTAGTCATAGTATACTGGCTATCATGGGCGGGGTCGTCCATCTTGCAAAACGCCAGAGGGACAGGACCATTATTACTGGGTAGCAGATAAAAAAGTATATACTATattagtcaaatgtttggacacacctacccaTTCAAGggcatt
This sequence is a window from Esox lucius isolate fEsoLuc1 chromosome 17, fEsoLuc1.pri, whole genome shotgun sequence. Protein-coding genes within it:
- the LOC105023694 gene encoding guanine nucleotide-binding protein G(s) subunit alpha isoform X1, which encodes MGMCHSFRSRIIGPHSSITYSGRTSANSGLDGEPVQQDNCSDLELRDQRRVEEKARIRAEIKRSRNIDKSLKAEKREYKQTHRLLLLGAGESGKSTIVKQMRILHVNGFNAEEKKQKIQDIKNNIKEAIETIVTAMSTLMPPVQLANPAHQFRIEYILNQVNQKDFEFTSEFYEHAKTLWQDEGVKACFERSNEYQLIDCAQYFLDKIEIVKQNDYTPTDQDLLRCRVLTSGIFETRFQVDKVNFHMFDVGGQRDERRKWIQCFNDVTAIIFVVASSSYNMVIREDNQTNRLQEALNLFKNIWNNRWLRTISVILFLNKQDLLAEKVLAGKSKIDEYFPEFTRYTTPDDATPEPGEDPRVTRAKYFIRDEFLRISTASGDGRHYCYPHFTCAVDTENIRRVFNDCRDIIQRMHLRQYELL
- the LOC105023694 gene encoding guanine nucleotide-binding protein G(s) subunit alpha isoform X2, coding for MGCLGNSKTEDQRNEEKAQREANKKIEKQLQKDKQIYRATHRLLLLGAGESGKSTIVKQMRILHVNGFNAEEKKQKIQDIKNNIKEAIETIVTAMSTLMPPVQLANPAHQFRIEYILNQVNQKDFEFTSEFYEHAKTLWQDEGVKACFERSNEYQLIDCAQYFLDKIEIVKQNDYTPTDQDLLRCRVLTSGIFETRFQVDKVNFHMFDVGGQRDERRKWIQCFNDVTAIIFVVASSSYNMVIREDNQTNRLQEALNLFKNIWNNRWLRTISVILFLNKQDLLAEKVLAGKSKIDEYFPEFTRYTTPDDATPEPGEDPRVTRAKYFIRDEFLRISTASGDGRHYCYPHFTCAVDTENIRRVFNDCRDIIQRMHLRQYELL
- the LOC105023694 gene encoding guanine nucleotide-binding protein G(s) subunit alpha isoform X3 — its product is MQSFEAQEWQEFYEHAKTLWQDEGVKACFERSNEYQLIDCAQYFLDKIEIVKQNDYTPTDQDLLRCRVLTSGIFETRFQVDKVNFHMFDVGGQRDERRKWIQCFNDVTAIIFVVASSSYNMVIREDNQTNRLQEALNLFKNIWNNRWLRTISVILFLNKQDLLAEKVLAGKSKIDEYFPEFTRYTTPDDATPEPGEDPRVTRAKYFIRDEFLRISTASGDGRHYCYPHFTCAVDTENIRRVFNDCRDIIQRMHLRQYELL
- the LOC105023694 gene encoding guanine nucleotide-binding protein G(s) subunit alpha isoform X4; translation: MFDVGGQRDERRKWIQCFNDVTAIIFVVASSSYNMVIREDNQTNRLQEALNLFKNIWNNRWLRTISVILFLNKQDLLAEKVLAGKSKIDEYFPEFTRYTTPDDATPEPGEDPRVTRAKYFIRDEFLRISTASGDGRHYCYPHFTCAVDTENIRRVFNDCRDIIQRMHLRQYELL